atgacgaggaggccgacgaggcggtcacgaagctgatggaggcggtggagggtcccggcacggcgctggctaagctgttcaaagaggaggtggtccctcccccaccgTCTGCCGATGtcggaggccctgagccttgacctgggccaaagaggccatgtaaatataatagggattaactttgtatcgtaacgcttgtggccgtcgaggccttttttaaagtactcatgTTTCTTAATTATTTTTCTTGTATTTCTGGGCCTCTACCCTCTattgtctctgatcagatttcttttgcaaaaaaactCCTTAGAACTTAAGCCGCCCCTTgggtgaaaggtggtgagggagtgccatagcccgggggcgtaggccgtctcgcgactctaccagcCTTCTAGCCCTGGAacagacttttggtccttgggGTTTTcacaactgattcgtcagagcatgctagagagtttggtgtgtgggacttaggggggagtcccccatctagcccccgagggaggtttggttctgcagaggcaaagtcgagtctcccttacagtgttATCGCATTGCCGAGACCTGTGATGGGCTcgaggggtttctcaaaaaattagaacaactaaagaacgcttcttaatttcgaggaacaatgtatacaatgcttggaaatttaagggtaaaagcgatgtagctgttctatgttccaagcgttggtgaggatttcgcccttctcgttggctaggttgtaggtcccgggcttcagcacttgggcaacgatgtatggtccttcccacggcggggtcagcttgtggcggcccttgttgctttgtctcagcctcaacaccaggtcgcctaccttcaggtctcggcttcgaatgtgccgggcctgatagcaccatagggcttgttggtacttggccgaatgcagCAGCACAatgtcttgggcttcctccagttggtcgagggagTCCTcatgggtggtgcggttgctttgctcattgtaggcctgtagccttggggaaccatattccaagtcagtggggaggatagcctcggctccatagactaagaagaaaggtgtgaaccccgtggctcggcttagagtgttcctcaggctccagatgaccgacgggagttctgCGAGCCATTTCTTACCAAACTTCTTCaatcggttgtaaattcttggcttgaggccttgtaggatcatgtcattggcatgttctacttggtcgttcatccttgggtgtcctacggctgactaggccacacggatgtggtggtcatcgcagaatgttaggaatttttggccggtgaactacgtcccattgtcggtgatgatgttgttcaggaccccgaacctgtggatgatgttagtgaagaatagcatcgcttgcttggatttgatttgattgatcggatgagccttgatcaatttggagaacttatcgattgctaccagcagatgggtgtagccccgggGGGGCTTTTGCAggggcccgaccatgtcgagcccccacacagcaaacggccatgtaatggggatggtttggagggcttggggcgagaggtgcgtctgtcgcgcatagtactggcatccctcgtaggagcgtactaacttggtggcgtcggcaaccgccgtcggccagtagaacccttggctaAAGTCATTTCCGATGAGCGTtcgaggcaccgcatggtgcccgcaggcccctgcgtgcaagtcccaaagtagggcttggcctgcctcggtggtgatgcatcgttggaggacaccagacagacttcgcctgtacaatttgccgttgcagaggacgtaagttttggcttgttgcgcaagccatcgggctttggtcctatcactaggaagctctccccgagcaagccaatcaaggaacgggactcgccagtccatgtcttggtcggtctggggaggctccgtgtcgacttccatgacctcgggctcggccaaAGGAGTCCCGGCGGTAGGGGGGCGTCGAGCCCTATGGTGGGTTCAGCCAGTGGGCCCTCTCCCGCTACCAAGGcatagtcaatggaaggcttgtggaggtctctagaaaagatgttcggggggaccggagaccatgccgacgccatctttgccagttcttCTGTGGCCTCATTGTATTTTCatgcaatgtggttgagttcgagaccgtcgaacttgtcttctaggtgatgtaccaacttgcagtacgcctccattttggggtcaaggcagTTCGACTCCatcatgacttgatcgacaatGAGCTGCGAGTCACCCCGGATGTCAAGACGCCATACTCCGAGTTTGATGgtgatctgcaagccattgacgagggcttcgtactcggtgcattgttggaggcggcgaagtggagccgaaccatgtagcgcatgtgtactccaaggggcgagatgaagagcagacctgcgcctgccccggtcttcatcagggacccgtcgaagtacatggtctagcactccatctaaatttgagcaggtggtagttgggtgtcagtccactcagccacaaaatcggccaagacctgagactttattgctttccgaggcgcaaaggttagggcttcccccatgagttcgacggcccacttggctatcctacccgaggcctcccgattatggattatctctcccaaggggaaagacgacaccatggttactgggtgggactcgaagtagtgacacagcttgcgCCGAGCTAAGACTACGGtatagatcagcttctggatgtgggggtagcgcgttttggtctcggagagcactttgctgatgaagtagacaggttgttggatgggtagagcgtgcccctcttcctgcctctccactacTACGGCCACGCTGACTACTTGGGTCATTACAGCGATGTAGagcaagagggcctcgtccctggctagtggtaccaggacaggaggattggtgagcagtgctttgagcttggcgagggcttctttggcctcggggcTCCAAGAAAAGCATTCGGATTTCCTCAAAAGATTGTACaggggcaagccttttttgccaaggcgtgagatgaagcggcttagggccacaaggcatcccatgaccctctatgctctcttgaggtctcggatcggtccCATGTGGGtcatggctgagaccttctctgggttggcctcgatgccacattccgagactatgaattccaagagcatgccttgggggaccccaaacacacacttctcagggttgagcttgatgcccttctctctaaggcatttgaaggctatcaccaggtcgtcgacgagatccccggcccttctggacttgaccacgatgtcgtccacataggcctcaatggttcgcccgatgtgctcgccaaagacctgggtcatgcaccgctggtatgcggcccctatgtttctgaggccgaaaggcatagtcacatagcagtacatgctgaatggagtgatgaaagaagtcatgagttggtcggactctttcatcttgatttgatggtaaccggaatacgcatcaaggaaagacagggtctcgcatcctgcagtggagtcaacgatttgatcgattcgaggtaatgggaaggggacttttggacaagctttattcaaaccggtgtagtctacacacatcctccacttcccattcttcttcttgactaacacagggttagccaaccactctggatgggatacttccttgatgaatccggccaccaagagtttctgcacctcctcaccgatggtcctgtgtttttcctcatcgaatcggcataggcgctgcttcatcggcttggagccggcctgaatgtccaaggcgtgctcggtgacctccctcggtatgcccaacatgtccgagggactccatgcgaacatatcggcattcgcacggagaaagtcgacgagcatggcttcctatttgatgttgagggtggtgctgatcctcagcgcccggtcatcgGGGCAGGCAGGGTCGACCGGGACAAGTTTGACGGCCTCCttgggctcgaaagtcccggcaCGATGCTTGGGCTCGAGCAACTGGCTGTCGAGTCTatcgaggtcggcgatgagggtctcggcctctatgAGAGCCTCGGCgcactcgatgcactcgacgtcgtagtcgtatgcatgctcgtacgtggattcAATCATGATGACGTCGTTGGGactcggcatcttgagcttgaggtaggtgtagttggggactgccatgaacttagcgtagcacagccgccctaggatggcgtggtaggttcccttgaatccaaccacctcaaaggtaaggacctccttgcggtagttggagggggtgccgaagtaaATGGGAAGATCGATGCACCCGAGGGGTCACATgcgtttccctagcacgatgccatggaaaggcatggCGTCACCCCAGAGCcgtgaccggtcgatctccaggagctctagggtgttggcgtagaggatgttgaggccgctgcctccgtccatcaacaccttggttagtcaggtgttgccgatgatcgggtcgacaacgagtgagtactgcccggggtttgggacatagtcagggtggtcatctcggtcaaaggtgatcgcctcctgagaccagtcgaggtatcggggagtggccaccttaaccgagaagacctctcggcgttccctctttcgcttgcgcgccgtaaggcatgtcgagggtccgccaaagatcatgaaggcgttgtgcacctcagggaacctgtcgtccttgtcatcgtcccggttgccggcgcccctcttcttggcatcgtcgtcggggagctcaAGCTTGGCATAGTAACGCTGAAGCATGGTGTAGTCCTCAAGGGCgtgccttggtggtaagggcagggcttcttcagcatgtcgtcaaagagcccagggcccctggggcctcagggattcttgcgctcCGCGGCCATGATTAGATTGGCCTCGAGGATCTCCTGCTTCCCCTGATgaccctttttgtttttcttgggGGTGAGGAGCCGAGGCCctgagggcctcgtccctccgcttccccttagagttgctgtcggggaagatggcccccacgACCTCTTTGCctaaggcgaagctggtggcgatgtcgaggagtgcggcaacCGAGCTTGGcatgttccggcctaactctcggaccaagtctcggtaggtggtgccagagaggaaagcctggacgatttctgagtcaccgacgctgggcagctcggtgcactatttggagaagcaccggatgaagtctcagagagactcgtccggtttctggcgacagctcttaaggtcctaggagtttctggggcacacgtatgtgccctggaaattcccgacgaagaccctgaccaagtcacgccagtcgtggatctatgagggaggaaggtgttcaagccaggctcgcatcgagtctgacaagagcaaggggaggttgcagataatgagcaggtcatcgtccacgtagcctagctaacaagccaggcaATAATTAGCCAGCCAAAGCTCGGGGTTGGTTTCACCGCTGTATTTCATGAGGATGGCCGGTTGGCAAAACTAGGCCGGGAAATGAGCAgcacggatggccctgctaaagactcaAGGGCCAGGCAGTTTAgaagaaggactgtggtcctcttcactgtcataacggccacctcggtgcagatggtagcctcgggcaggcccctcattgtcgtggcatcgtcgcctgctgaccacctcatggtcaccCTACACCTCACGTCGGTTGCCGAGGTAGTCaagcagcaaggggaccctgtgggctattggtGCCCGAGCGAGCTCGGGACAAGccgaggcttccctatcctgTCGAGGCGATGCCGTGGGAAGGTCCAAGGCGCCTCCGCGTCatcgggaggcagaactctcggctTGTTGCACcatggcggtctcgaggagatcctggAGCTTGCCACGGACCCGCCTTCCCTCTgtggtagagggctcaggcatcgtGCAGACTAGCATCACCGCAGCCACAACGTTTTGgttagcgcgattgaagattgggggttgctcactcccttcgtcatcatggatgcggtggtggacgtcgtgGGCCCTCTGTCGGGTTCCTCCGCCATCGCCacgacctcgctgctcctgctcgagagtgtctcgaagctgctataggaggagtcggtcttgttcaaccttggcctggagctcacgaagCTGTTCTAGGTCCGGGCGTTGAGGTTGTgtggggcaaggttctcgttccacgcTGCCGGTGGGACAACGTGCAGAGGTGTGGCAGCGCCTGCCCCctggcgaagcggggaacggttgcctgccccctcatcctcctcgcccgccctcggcatcccgagcccgatgtggaaacactcgcaagtggggtcgtaagtgccttcgccatcggagtcggagtagctgaAGCAGTAGTCACTCGTGGCCAAGAAGCGGCTCATGGCTCCTGGGTCATGGAGTCCAGAGAAATCCGCTCcgacccacgcctcgtcctcctccgaggagtcagcgtgggtgtgggtcgaagccgtggtgtcgaagtcgagggcAAAGCGCTGGCGGCGTCCTGAGGAATCCACGTGAGCGAAAGCATAGGCGTAAGTgtaggaggcggcggcatttctcaacccgaaggggtacggggatggagcCATCACCGGGCTCCGCTCCAtcggagttggctcctcaggaagtggtggggcagagcttgatgacgggatGTTGTCGCACACCGCCGAcatttttcccttgtccaggctcaagCTAGACATGctcccaaccagggaccttgtgccaacagctgggcatgggatgCCGGTGGAGCGTGGCGTGTCACCCTAGGTTTGCGTAGTGTCGGGGTGATCCCACCTACGTCGCGCTTGGTGGGTGTGATGAGGGCGGCGGCCCTAGCGCTGCCTGTGCCTAGGCTACCAGTGTGTGACGTCGTCCTCGGTCGGTGGGGCTTAGGGTGTGAGGAGTATCAAGTCGTactcagatcctagagacatgaactctaggctcccaaaccagatcaccgtgtCGAGACATagcggtcgtatggggtctgctatccggaacttgttgggatgacgaagctgacacgcagaggcctctacctggcgcgccaactattggtgttttggaccggcgagccctcaaccaactagtaaatttgtactacgtgttcccgatcccggatggtgatgcaaagagacacaagttttatactggttcgggtaatgggtaccctacgtccagtttgagagatcaatcttgtattccttgcatcgaaatgctcatagtaggggattacaagcagggcgagagagggagctggtcctaggtctctacgtggagcggcgtggattgcttgagatgttgatctcaagccgtGGTAGAGTTTGAGTGTTCGTCTGAGCGTTTATGCGTGAGTTCTATGTGTGGGCGTAGGCCTAATCGTCCGCCTCCGATCCCTAGAAACGACactggtctctcccttttatagttgaaggggggacaagggtgatacatgcgctagctacacggcgtcgtgcgaacggaggcggcatgtccgagccctgtagcctattcctgtggcggcatggtcgacggaatggtcccgtccttgaagtactggggcgacgcgctggtcacatccgatcctatgcggcGTGGGGCTCCAATGTCATCTTGAGGCGGGGCGTGGTGGTCGACATGCTGGTTACTGTGGGTTTACTGCATGGGAAGCCGAGGCTcgattggtgccgaggccgagccatcgtgggaggctcggcgaACGTGAATCCCGTGGTTGCCGAGACCCTGTAGTAGATTGCCAAggcatggagggagtagttgggctcgtacgctgattccgaggctatggtgacccggacttgaccaaggcctcgcgcgagacagagatttggcaggccgtcgagacctcccgtgcgaggccaaaGGTGAAGCGGAGAGCCAGTGGGCTCAAACGGGGCCTGAGGTTAACCGATGGCTTACCctttagctttgttttttatggggtttGAATGATTTTTTCGGTAAACGTTCGGGGTACCCCATTTCATGGTACCCGACAACTCTCTATCAAATATCAAGGAATATATACAATTACAAAGGAAATACATAGAAAAGATGAGGTAGACATCAGTAATTTTTTGTTTTACCATGGTGCACGTGCACCAGGGAAAGGCACCTGTCTTTAACGGGGTAAATTTGAGGTGTCACTTTTCCACGTGAAACAGAGTGACTactgaggctgtgtttagttgtaggaatttaGATTTTGGGACCACTgtagcatgttcgtttttatttgacaaatagtgttcaaatatggactaattaggctcaaaatgttcgtctcgcaatttcccaccaaactgtgtaattagtttttcttttcgtctatatttaatgctccatgcacgtgccGCAAAtgttcgatgtgacaggtactgtagcaactttttggaagttgaggtggaactaaacaagggctaactcATTGGGCCTTGTTTTAGGGATTTGCTAAATTTCATGTGCCTGAATTTTAGTTTTTTTCAGGTGACGGTTATTGCAAATATTTTAGATTAAATTTGTAGTTTTAGTTCATTGCAATTTCTGTAGACACATTCTGCAATTTTTTGTTTCGAAAATAATAAACTCATTTTACAAAAACATAGACCTGACAAAATCTGATATGTGTTGGTACAAAGataatttaataatttataactatttctatagtcagacaaggataaaaaattgatatattatAACACAAAGACAAATAGAAAATCACAAAAATAATAATTTACTTGTACTAATTGATAGTACAAGA
The nucleotide sequence above comes from Miscanthus floridulus cultivar M001 chromosome 18, ASM1932011v1, whole genome shotgun sequence. Encoded proteins:
- the LOC136523863 gene encoding uncharacterized protein, producing the protein MAVPNYTYLKLKMPSPNDVIMIESTYEHAYDYDVECIECAEALIEAETLIADLDRLDSQLLEPKHRAGTFEPKEAVKLVPVDPACPDDRALRISTTLNIK